The Macaca thibetana thibetana isolate TM-01 chromosome 11, ASM2454274v1, whole genome shotgun sequence genome window below encodes:
- the LOC126931672 gene encoding uncharacterized protein LOC126931672 has product MATPPPKEAVGIGQTGGKGARLRATAITAAQGNQPPKLPRGAGHTQGLRHQEVGGPAGQQQRPDEHRVAEEHEGEQLPQQLQHVDGGRGRHRAARETRDGRHPAGLAPSQRGGGEHTRPSKQQTKARKPTVPTSPTASWTLASRLHWRILLNPNCPRSLALIRAEESEARLFPAPRSCMSLPPGSLLPPPPPAFLMLM; this is encoded by the exons ATGGCCACGCCCCCACCCAAGGAAGCAGTCGGGATTGGGCAGACAGGGGGAAAGGGGGCGAGGCTTAGGGCAACGGCTATAACGGCCGCGCAAGGCAACCAACCGCCGAAACTTCCGCGTGGGGCGGGGCATACGCAGGGCCTGAGG CACCAGGAAGTAGGTGGTCCAGCCGGCCAGCAGCAGCGCCCCGATGAGCACCGTGTAGCTGAGGAGCACGAAGGCGAGCAGCTCCCGCAGCAGCTGCAGCACGTGGACGGTGGACGAGGCCGGCATCGCGCTGCGCGGGAGACCCGGGACGGTCGGCACCCTGCCGGGCTGGCGCCGTCCCAGAGGGGCGGAGGGGAACACACGAGGCCCTCGAAACAGCAAACGAAGGCTAGGAAGCCCACAGTGCCGACCTCCCCAACAGCCTCCTGGACGCTCGCTTCTCGGTTACACTGGAGAATCCTTCTCAACCCAAACTGCCCTCGTTCTTTGGCTCTGATCCGGGCTGAGGAGTCAGAAGCCCGGCTCTTCCCCGCGCCCCGCAGCTGCATGAGTCTTCCTCCCGGCTCGctcctcccaccaccacctcctgcaTTTTTAATGCT AATGTGA